In one window of Haemophilus parainfluenzae DNA:
- a CDS encoding cation diffusion facilitator family transporter: protein MSDHHSHEHHDHSSHEHIPQDKKILALSFAIITGFMVVEFVGGYWFNSLALMADAGHMANDSLSLFLALLALFLSTQKQRYIALLNSGSLIVVALMILVEAIQRWQNPIEMMALPMLGVASLGLLVNLFVAWIMLKSDHDNLNIKAAYLHVLTDLFGSIIAILSGLSAYFLGWQWVDPLASMILSILVLKSGIGAFRLALKNT, encoded by the coding sequence ATGTCCGACCACCATTCCCATGAACATCATGACCATTCATCTCATGAACATATTCCACAAGATAAAAAAATCTTAGCGCTCAGTTTTGCCATCATTACCGGCTTTATGGTTGTCGAATTTGTTGGCGGCTATTGGTTTAACAGCTTGGCTCTCATGGCTGATGCGGGTCACATGGCAAATGATAGTTTATCGTTATTTTTAGCCTTGCTAGCGTTGTTTCTATCTACTCAAAAACAAAGATACATTGCCCTACTTAATAGCGGCTCATTGATTGTTGTGGCATTGATGATTTTAGTTGAAGCCATTCAACGCTGGCAAAATCCCATCGAGATGATGGCATTACCAATGCTAGGAGTGGCATCGCTAGGATTACTCGTTAATCTTTTCGTTGCTTGGATAATGTTGAAAAGTGATCATGACAATCTTAATATCAAAGCCGCTTATCTGCATGTATTAACAGATTTATTTGGCTCCATTATCGCGATTCTTTCAGGATTGAGCGCTTATTTTCTCGGATGGCAATGGGTGGATCCCTTAGCCAGTATGATATTGAGTATTCTTGTGCTAAAAAGCGGAATTGGAGCATTTCGCTTGGCATTAAAAAACACTTAA
- a CDS encoding MerR family transcriptional regulator, with the protein MKIHELSKQSGIHLETIRYYEKMGLMPEPKRLANGYRDYDEASLKQLKFIKTCRALDFSLAEIKFFNEMKTQQSQHCEVDSMLAKHLVSVEEKIAELTEIKHFLQSLITEDDHQAADCKAMAQLKAY; encoded by the coding sequence ATGAAGATTCACGAACTCAGCAAACAAAGCGGTATTCATTTAGAAACTATTCGTTATTATGAAAAAATGGGTTTAATGCCGGAGCCTAAACGGCTGGCAAATGGTTATCGAGATTATGATGAAGCCAGTTTGAAACAATTAAAGTTTATTAAAACCTGCCGAGCGTTAGATTTTAGCTTGGCCGAAATTAAATTTTTTAATGAGATGAAAACGCAGCAATCTCAACATTGTGAAGTGGATAGTATGTTGGCAAAACATTTGGTTTCAGTCGAAGAAAAAATTGCCGAACTGACTGAAATTAAACATTTCCTACAAAGTTTAATTACCGAAGATGATCATCAAGCTGCTGATTGTAAAGCCATGGCACAATTAAAAGCCTATTAA
- a CDS encoding hotdog fold thioesterase: MAIWKKTFTLNQLNEMSKNCAIEHLGIEVYAVGENWIEAKMPVDHRTIQPFGLLHGGISVALAETIGSLAGFLCVEEGQIVVGLDINANHLHSVKQGFVIAKAIPISLSKNIHVWQIDIRDEQDKLCCVSRLTLSIKHL; encoded by the coding sequence ATGGCGATCTGGAAAAAGACATTCACACTTAATCAACTTAATGAAATGAGTAAAAACTGTGCTATAGAACATTTAGGTATTGAGGTTTATGCGGTTGGAGAAAACTGGATTGAGGCCAAAATGCCTGTAGATCATCGCACAATACAGCCTTTTGGTTTGCTACATGGGGGCATATCTGTTGCCTTGGCCGAAACTATTGGATCTCTGGCAGGATTTCTCTGTGTAGAAGAGGGACAAATAGTTGTCGGCTTAGACATTAATGCGAATCACCTCCATTCAGTAAAACAAGGTTTTGTGATTGCTAAGGCAATCCCTATTAGTTTAAGTAAAAATATCCATGTATGGCAAATTGACATTCGTGATGAACAAGATAAACTTTGTTGCGTTTCTCGATTAACGCTTTCTATTAAACATTTATGA
- a CDS encoding ABC transporter permease: protein MIKTDKIRKPQPVLFYIIDYLWSGFTGLSVAMMVVALWAWGSSVFGEFMLPAPSDVFQKALELLEHFQQNEIGISLWRSVVGIAIALVAGLAAGLIAGSFKTAMALLKPVIMILLAMPPIIWVVMALFWFGFGNPSVLFTIIVLVAPLTFASAAMGMASVNKQHEELFDAYKLGLWKKIRYLYVPHLTGYVISSIGVAVAMGVKVVIMAELLGANEGVGAQIADARAMLDTSTVMAYVLLVIVFVSLFEYLITKPLEILFMPWRR, encoded by the coding sequence ATGATTAAAACTGACAAAATCCGTAAACCACAACCTGTCCTGTTTTACATCATCGACTACCTCTGGAGCGGTTTTACCGGCTTGAGTGTGGCGATGATGGTTGTTGCTTTGTGGGCTTGGGGCAGCTCAGTATTTGGTGAATTTATGCTGCCTGCTCCCTCGGATGTTTTTCAAAAAGCCCTTGAGCTGCTCGAGCATTTCCAACAAAACGAAATCGGTATTTCATTATGGCGTTCTGTGGTGGGTATTGCCATTGCATTAGTCGCAGGCTTAGCGGCAGGGCTGATTGCGGGAAGCTTTAAAACCGCTATGGCATTGCTTAAACCCGTCATTATGATTTTATTAGCCATGCCACCAATTATTTGGGTCGTGATGGCGTTATTTTGGTTTGGTTTTGGTAATCCAAGTGTGCTATTTACCATTATCGTTTTAGTTGCCCCGCTGACCTTTGCCAGTGCAGCCATGGGCATGGCAAGTGTAAACAAACAACATGAAGAATTGTTTGATGCGTACAAACTCGGATTGTGGAAAAAAATCCGCTATTTGTATGTTCCCCATCTCACGGGCTATGTGATTTCCAGTATTGGCGTCGCGGTTGCGATGGGCGTAAAAGTGGTAATTATGGCAGAGCTTTTGGGAGCTAATGAGGGTGTAGGAGCACAGATTGCCGATGCCAGAGCCATGTTAGATACATCAACGGTCATGGCTTATGTGTTGTTGGTGATTGTGTTTGTTTCCCTCTTTGAATATTTGATTACCAAGCCATTGGAAATCCTATTTATGCCGTGGAGAAGATAA
- a CDS encoding ABC transporter substrate-binding protein, with protein MTMNRRDFLRMSAALTAAGMSPSLFAATKEQFTIYGAPAMPSVTIAVAAAQGKLAKQADVALEIWRSPDQLRAGVASGQFKVMMSPSNVGVNLRNQGQQVGMVNILTNGITQLMCKGSAITSPQELVGKKILVPFKNDMPDIVLQALLKKLNIDINKVDITYAATPTEAIGLFLLKDFHAAILPEPMASAVVQKAKIVGTEIVRGFDLVKEWGQAFNTKPLIPMAGIIANEEYFHAHKAEFDLLHQDLSDALNWIMANRKSAAEIGANYLPAPEAAIEMGLDGARLTVTKASELKNEIMQFYETLMAFNPKLLGGKLPDDKFFLA; from the coding sequence ATGACAATGAATAGACGTGATTTTTTAAGAATGAGCGCAGCACTTACGGCAGCGGGCATGTCGCCTTCTCTCTTTGCGGCAACAAAAGAGCAATTTACCATTTATGGCGCACCCGCAATGCCAAGTGTAACCATTGCGGTGGCGGCAGCACAAGGTAAATTAGCCAAACAAGCGGATGTAGCATTAGAGATTTGGCGTTCGCCTGATCAGTTGCGTGCGGGTGTAGCAAGTGGGCAATTTAAAGTGATGATGAGCCCAAGTAATGTCGGCGTGAATTTACGTAATCAGGGGCAACAAGTTGGCATGGTGAATATTCTCACCAATGGGATTACGCAGTTGATGTGTAAAGGTAGTGCCATTACTTCACCGCAAGAATTGGTGGGTAAAAAAATCCTTGTGCCATTTAAAAACGATATGCCAGACATCGTATTGCAGGCTCTACTGAAAAAACTGAATATTGATATTAATAAAGTGGATATCACCTATGCGGCAACGCCAACTGAAGCAATTGGGTTGTTCTTGCTTAAAGATTTCCATGCGGCCATCTTGCCAGAACCAATGGCAAGTGCGGTTGTGCAGAAAGCTAAAATCGTCGGTACAGAGATTGTACGTGGCTTCGATTTAGTGAAAGAATGGGGTCAAGCGTTTAACACGAAACCGCTTATTCCAATGGCGGGCATTATTGCTAACGAAGAATACTTCCACGCACACAAGGCTGAGTTTGATCTACTTCACCAAGATTTAAGTGATGCGTTAAACTGGATTATGGCTAACCGCAAAAGTGCGGCTGAAATTGGCGCTAATTATCTGCCAGCACCAGAAGCCGCTATTGAAATGGGCTTAGACGGTGCGCGCTTAACGGTAACCAAAGCCAGTGAACTGAAAAATGAAATCATGCAATTCTATGAAACCTTGATGGCGTTCAATCCAAAACTCTTAGGTGGTAAATTACCAGATGATAAATTCTTCTTGGCTTAA
- the plsY gene encoding glycerol-3-phosphate 1-O-acyltransferase PlsY: MSLFALFYMIFAYLLGSISSAILICKVAGLPDPRKNGSHNPGATNVLRIGGRWAALAVLICDILKGMLPVWAGYYLGLTQFELGMVALGACLGHIFPIFFQFKGGKGVATAFGAIAPISWGVAGSTLGTWLLVFLISRYSSLSAVITALLVPFYVWWLKPEFTFPVALVCCLLIYRHHDNIQRLWRGQEDKMWGKSKKK; this comes from the coding sequence ATGAGCCTATTTGCCCTTTTTTATATGATTTTTGCTTATTTACTGGGTTCGATTTCCAGTGCAATTTTGATTTGTAAGGTAGCAGGCTTGCCTGACCCACGAAAAAATGGCTCTCATAATCCTGGTGCGACCAATGTATTGCGTATTGGCGGACGTTGGGCGGCGCTTGCAGTATTAATTTGCGATATTTTAAAAGGGATGTTACCGGTTTGGGCGGGGTATTATTTAGGACTCACGCAATTTGAATTAGGCATGGTTGCCTTGGGTGCGTGTTTAGGACATATCTTCCCTATTTTCTTTCAATTTAAAGGCGGGAAAGGTGTAGCGACCGCATTTGGCGCTATTGCTCCCATCTCTTGGGGCGTCGCTGGTTCAACGCTTGGCACTTGGTTGTTAGTCTTCTTAATTAGTCGCTATTCTTCATTAAGTGCGGTTATCACAGCACTTCTCGTACCATTTTATGTTTGGTGGCTTAAACCGGAATTTACCTTCCCCGTTGCCTTAGTTTGCTGTTTGCTGATTTATCGTCACCACGACAATATTCAGCGCTTATGGCGAGGCCAAGAAGATAAAATGTGGGGAAAATCCAAAAAGAAATAA
- a CDS encoding class II glutamine amidotransferase, translated as MCQLLGMNCNTPTDIVFSFEGFRRRAGLTDCHSDGFGIAFFEGRGVRIFRDNHAASQSPIADCVKQYNIKSLNVIAHIRKATQGGVTIENTHPFIREIWGENWVFAHNGNLKELPDMSENFCQPIGSTDSEAAFCYMAEYLKNRFRRKPSEMEIFSAIQDIAKSLSEKGTFNFILSNGEWMIAHCSTNLHYLTRKAPFGKAHRIDDDGVIDFNDYAKDGDKVTIITTFPLTKDEPWVKMEHGGFVFFKEGDKIAEVVGVAKEMEDDGTLGNRAAA; from the coding sequence ATGTGCCAATTACTCGGAATGAACTGCAATACGCCGACGGATATTGTCTTTTCTTTTGAAGGTTTCCGTCGTCGTGCGGGTCTTACTGATTGCCATTCAGATGGCTTCGGTATCGCTTTTTTTGAAGGTCGCGGTGTGCGTATTTTTCGCGATAACCACGCTGCATCTCAATCCCCAATTGCGGATTGTGTAAAACAATACAATATTAAATCACTGAACGTGATCGCCCACATTCGTAAAGCAACACAAGGAGGGGTCACGATTGAAAACACCCATCCCTTTATTCGTGAAATCTGGGGCGAAAACTGGGTGTTTGCTCACAATGGTAATTTAAAAGAATTACCCGATATGTCTGAGAATTTCTGTCAGCCTATTGGCTCAACTGATTCAGAAGCTGCATTTTGTTATATGGCGGAATATTTGAAAAATCGTTTCCGTCGTAAACCGTCTGAAATGGAAATTTTTAGCGCGATTCAAGATATTGCTAAATCGCTCTCAGAAAAAGGCACCTTTAACTTCATTCTTTCAAACGGAGAATGGATGATCGCCCACTGCTCAACTAATTTGCATTATTTAACGCGTAAAGCCCCTTTTGGTAAAGCGCATCGCATTGATGATGATGGTGTTATCGATTTTAATGATTATGCGAAAGATGGCGACAAAGTCACGATCATTACGACTTTCCCGCTCACCAAAGATGAACCTTGGGTCAAAATGGAACATGGTGGGTTTGTTTTCTTCAAAGAAGGAGACAAAATAGCTGAGGTCGTCGGTGTGGCTAAAGAAATGGAAGATGATGGCACATTAGGCAATCGCGCAGCAGCCTAA
- the folB gene encoding dihydroneopterin aldolase produces MDRIFIEELVVFAQIGVYDWEQQIKQKLVFDLEMAWDCQKAAETDDVQYCLNYAEVSQFILDYVQAKPFLLIERVAYEVAEQLQQRFGISWLRLKLSKPKAVAQASNVGIIVERGELK; encoded by the coding sequence ATGGATCGTATTTTTATTGAAGAATTAGTGGTCTTCGCACAAATTGGCGTGTATGACTGGGAGCAACAAATTAAACAAAAGCTCGTTTTTGATTTGGAAATGGCATGGGATTGTCAAAAAGCCGCAGAAACAGATGATGTGCAATACTGCCTCAATTATGCCGAAGTCAGTCAATTTATTTTAGATTATGTCCAAGCTAAGCCATTTTTATTGATTGAGCGTGTGGCTTATGAAGTAGCAGAGCAATTACAACAACGTTTTGGGATTTCATGGTTACGCCTCAAATTAAGCAAACCTAAAGCGGTTGCGCAAGCAAGTAATGTCGGAATTATTGTAGAACGAGGCGAGTTGAAATAA
- the hemH gene encoding ferrochelatase: protein MNKTQKIGVILANLGTPDEPNAKAISRYLWEFLTDPRVVDLPRWKWYPLLKTIILPMRSKRIAQNYQAIWTAQGSPLLAITKQQQTGLQAYLTEQGINAQVEIAMTYGNPSMQSAVKNLLKNDVERMIVLPLYPQYSSTTTGALIDAFNRVIAQERNIVPFEFIHSYHLDENYINALVDSIKVRLKPDEFLLFSYHGIPLRYENMGDYYRQHCKQTTIAIVDKLGLTENQWNMTFQSRFGREEWLQPYTDHFLEEAASQGIQKIAVICPGFSVDCLETLEEIEVENKETFLNHGGVSYHYIPALNAEKAHIEMMGKLVLDRLK from the coding sequence ATGAATAAAACTCAAAAAATCGGTGTTATCTTAGCCAATCTTGGTACGCCGGATGAACCTAACGCCAAAGCAATTTCACGTTATTTATGGGAATTTCTCACAGATCCTCGAGTGGTAGATTTACCCCGTTGGAAATGGTATCCCCTTTTAAAAACTATTATTTTACCGATGCGTTCTAAACGTATTGCACAAAATTATCAAGCTATTTGGACCGCTCAAGGCTCTCCGCTGCTCGCTATTACAAAGCAACAACAAACAGGTTTACAAGCTTATTTGACTGAACAAGGCATCAATGCACAAGTCGAAATTGCCATGACTTACGGCAATCCTTCGATGCAAAGTGCGGTCAAAAATTTACTCAAAAATGATGTAGAACGCATGATTGTGTTGCCACTTTATCCACAATATTCTAGCACCACAACAGGCGCATTAATCGATGCGTTTAATCGTGTCATTGCACAAGAACGTAATATTGTGCCTTTTGAGTTTATTCATTCTTATCATCTTGATGAAAACTACATTAATGCGTTGGTAGATTCCATCAAAGTGCGGTTAAAACCCGATGAGTTTTTGCTTTTTTCTTATCATGGCATTCCATTACGTTATGAGAATATGGGCGATTATTATCGTCAGCATTGTAAACAAACCACGATTGCCATTGTGGATAAATTAGGTTTAACGGAAAACCAATGGAATATGACGTTCCAATCTCGCTTTGGCCGAGAAGAATGGTTACAACCTTATACCGATCACTTTTTAGAAGAAGCAGCTTCTCAAGGGATTCAAAAAATAGCGGTAATTTGCCCAGGTTTTTCGGTGGATTGCTTAGAAACCTTAGAAGAAATTGAGGTTGAAAATAAAGAAACGTTCTTAAATCACGGCGGTGTGTCTTATCACTATATCCCTGCATTAAATGCAGAAAAAGCCCATATTGAAATGATGGGGAAATTGGTTTTGGATAGATTGAAATAA
- the gorA gene encoding glutathione-disulfide reductase translates to MTKHYDYIAIGGGSGGIASINRAASYGKKCAIIEAKHLGGTCVNVGCVPKKVMFYGAQVAEAINSYAPAYGFDVEVKKFDYAKLVESRQAYIGRIHTSYNNVLAKNNVDVLNGFARFKDAKTIEVSYADGSTELVTADHILIATGGRPSIPAVKGAEYGIDSNGVFALNELPKRVAVVGAGYIAVELAGVLNSLGSETHLFVRQHAPLRHQDPLIVETLVEVLAQDGIQLHTKALPEEVVKNSDGSLTLKLQDGRETTVDTLIWAIGREPATDVINLEVTGVKTNSRGQIIVDKYQNTNVPGIYAVGDIIEGGIELTPVAVAAGRRLSERLFNNKPTEHLDYNLVPTVVFSHPPIGTVGLTEPQAIEQYGEENVKVYKSSFTAMYTAVTDHRQPCRMKLVCVGKEEKIVGLHGIGFGVDEMIQGFAVAIKMGATKADFDNTVAIHPTGSEEFVTMR, encoded by the coding sequence ATGACTAAACATTACGATTATATTGCGATTGGTGGTGGTTCTGGCGGGATTGCCTCAATTAACCGTGCGGCAAGCTACGGTAAAAAATGTGCCATTATTGAAGCAAAACATTTAGGTGGTACTTGCGTGAATGTGGGATGTGTACCGAAAAAAGTGATGTTCTATGGTGCACAAGTTGCAGAAGCAATTAATAGCTATGCACCGGCTTATGGTTTTGATGTAGAAGTGAAAAAGTTTGATTACGCGAAATTAGTCGAGAGTCGTCAAGCTTATATCGGTCGTATTCATACCTCTTACAACAATGTATTAGCAAAAAATAATGTAGATGTTCTAAATGGTTTTGCTCGCTTTAAAGATGCGAAAACGATTGAAGTGAGCTATGCAGATGGTTCAACAGAATTAGTGACAGCAGATCATATTTTAATTGCTACTGGTGGTCGTCCAAGTATTCCTGCGGTAAAAGGTGCAGAATACGGGATTGATTCAAATGGCGTGTTTGCTTTAAATGAATTACCAAAACGTGTTGCAGTAGTCGGTGCGGGTTATATTGCTGTTGAATTAGCAGGTGTTTTAAATAGTTTAGGTAGCGAAACCCATTTATTTGTGCGCCAACACGCTCCATTGCGTCATCAGGATCCATTAATTGTAGAGACATTAGTTGAAGTGTTAGCACAAGATGGAATTCAATTACATACCAAAGCGTTGCCTGAAGAAGTCGTAAAAAATTCCGATGGTTCACTTACCTTGAAATTACAAGATGGTCGTGAAACCACGGTAGATACGTTAATTTGGGCGATAGGTCGCGAACCAGCAACGGATGTGATTAATCTTGAAGTAACGGGCGTGAAAACCAATTCTCGTGGACAAATTATTGTCGATAAATATCAAAATACAAACGTGCCTGGTATTTATGCTGTGGGAGATATTATCGAAGGTGGTATTGAATTAACACCCGTTGCCGTGGCAGCAGGTCGTCGCTTATCTGAGCGTTTATTTAATAATAAACCGACTGAACATTTAGATTATAACTTAGTGCCAACTGTGGTATTCAGCCATCCGCCAATTGGTACGGTGGGTTTAACTGAACCGCAAGCGATTGAGCAATATGGCGAAGAAAATGTGAAAGTGTATAAATCCTCTTTCACAGCTATGTACACCGCTGTAACAGATCATCGCCAACCTTGCCGAATGAAGTTAGTTTGTGTTGGCAAAGAAGAGAAAATTGTGGGATTACACGGTATTGGTTTTGGTGTGGATGAAATGATCCAAGGTTTTGCCGTGGCAATCAAAATGGGCGCAACGAAAGCAGACTTTGATAATACCGTAGCGATTCACCCAACAGGTTCTGAAGAATTTGTGACAATGCGTTAA
- a CDS encoding porin — translation MKKTLAALIVSAVAASAANATIVYDNEGTKVELSGSLRLILEKAKAKETNQQTGESTRTANSALRNAGSRFGVKVKHNLDNDFYALGRLEFRFDDTDSRDEFGGLYAKRAYVGLGSKATGDITFGRQVTIADDLNQTNDYEYGLIPKGAYIPTSGTGVIRYDYKAIEGLQLSANYNFGQRHNDKGRELKVGLKNAFAVGALYEAGALDARLAYGHTNFETNAAHSHRLDGFLASLGYTINDFKLIGDFGYAHDKNDNAKLNKFYVSPGFEYQVLPTSKVYGNYLYEHVKVEDSNKAKTHGFLLGADYKLHKQVVVFLEGKYATVKKYTANTNGGYTYSAKINDKAIGVGMRVYF, via the coding sequence ATGAAAAAGACACTAGCAGCATTAATCGTTTCCGCTGTTGCCGCTTCAGCAGCAAATGCAACAATAGTTTATGATAACGAAGGTACTAAAGTTGAGTTAAGTGGTTCTCTTCGTTTAATTTTAGAAAAAGCAAAAGCGAAAGAAACGAATCAACAAACGGGTGAATCAACTAGAACCGCAAACTCTGCTTTACGTAACGCAGGATCTCGTTTTGGTGTGAAAGTAAAACATAACCTAGATAATGATTTCTATGCGTTAGGTCGTTTAGAATTCCGTTTTGATGATACAGATTCTCGCGATGAATTTGGTGGTCTTTATGCTAAACGTGCTTACGTCGGTTTAGGTAGCAAAGCAACTGGTGATATCACATTTGGTCGTCAAGTGACTATTGCAGATGATTTAAACCAAACAAATGACTACGAATATGGATTAATTCCAAAAGGTGCTTATATTCCTACTTCAGGCACTGGCGTCATTCGTTATGACTATAAAGCTATTGAAGGTTTACAATTAAGTGCTAACTATAATTTTGGTCAACGCCATAATGATAAAGGTAGAGAGCTTAAAGTTGGTCTAAAAAATGCATTTGCAGTAGGTGCATTATACGAAGCTGGTGCTCTTGATGCTCGTTTAGCTTATGGTCATACCAACTTTGAAACTAACGCAGCACATTCTCACCGTTTGGATGGTTTCTTAGCATCCTTAGGTTATACCATTAATGATTTCAAATTAATCGGTGACTTTGGTTATGCTCATGATAAAAATGATAACGCTAAATTAAATAAATTCTACGTGTCGCCTGGCTTTGAATATCAAGTACTTCCAACATCTAAAGTATATGGTAACTACTTATACGAGCATGTAAAAGTTGAAGATAGCAATAAAGCAAAAACTCACGGCTTCTTACTCGGTGCTGACTATAAGCTTCATAAACAAGTTGTTGTATTCTTAGAAGGTAAATACGCAACTGTTAAAAAATACACTGCCAATACAAATGGTGGTTATACTTACTCAGCGAAGATTAACGACAAAGCTATCGGTGTAGGTATGCGTGTATACTTCTAA
- a CDS encoding ATP-binding cassette domain-containing protein, with product MLSLKNVRFEILRDPIVRDFSMDLQPGEVKTLFGPSGCGKTTVLRLISGLETPKSGEINNTFRKTGFLFQENRLLENLTAMQNIAIFMDNPNENEIIALAEKIGLSSGDLNKYPTELSGGMAKRVAFLRLLLCGCDLALLDEPFVGLDRDLRDILAAMLVEKIEQQGMACILVTHDRFEAARLSREIMQLSPKGMDVQNVITLPTPLSERNSAFEETVVAREFQGIHYYE from the coding sequence ATGCTGAGTTTAAAAAATGTGCGTTTTGAAATTCTCCGCGATCCTATCGTGCGCGATTTCAGTATGGATTTACAACCGGGCGAAGTGAAAACCTTATTCGGCCCTAGTGGCTGTGGCAAAACTACTGTACTGCGTTTAATTTCAGGTTTAGAAACACCAAAATCAGGCGAAATCAATAATACATTCCGTAAAACGGGATTTCTGTTTCAAGAAAATCGTCTATTAGAAAATCTCACTGCTATGCAGAATATCGCCATTTTTATGGATAATCCTAATGAAAATGAAATCATTGCGCTGGCAGAAAAGATCGGGCTTTCTTCGGGGGATTTGAATAAATACCCGACCGAATTATCGGGCGGTATGGCAAAACGCGTGGCATTTTTGCGTCTATTGCTATGTGGCTGTGATTTAGCCTTATTGGACGAACCTTTTGTCGGTTTGGATCGCGATTTACGGGATATTTTAGCCGCTATGTTAGTGGAAAAAATTGAGCAGCAAGGCATGGCTTGCATTTTAGTGACGCACGATCGTTTTGAAGCAGCTCGATTAAGCCGAGAGATTATGCAGCTTTCTCCAAAAGGGATGGATGTGCAAAATGTGATTACCTTGCCAACGCCATTATCCGAACGCAATTCAGCCTTTGAAGAAACCGTAGTCGCACGCGAATTTCAAGGAATCCATTACTATGAATAA
- a CDS encoding NnrS family protein, translating to MNNFFTHPMRPFFVGAAILAIVGALSFFISPDDLILHRKIFLEFMLPAAYGGFLTASMLEWTNYKGNLKPIATILSVLLLAGLVLLPFSPQTASFLVAAYWLALLLFCAWLFWLDRNTDNFTLLMLLAAFTVCQTAYAMTDSLKLLRAQVHLNMAAVMFVSIRVSILLGAEALKESTLKDPVFIPNVVYKNIAITFLLLHTTAELWLPAQTAAFTAFAVGFILLAKLRELHHHELLRKHYVRTYYVLQLFAAIGYLWIGINKLIDEPTADPLHMVTLGGILGSMMMIWLTAGLWHSGFTKLDYPKLCHLAVLCLFTAALSRACLMYVDELFFITIPAILIAIVFILYLATFVPIFRNNAFTDDPE from the coding sequence ATGAATAATTTCTTTACCCATCCGATGCGACCCTTTTTTGTCGGAGCTGCCATTCTTGCGATTGTTGGTGCCTTGAGCTTTTTCATCAGCCCCGATGATCTCATCCTACACCGCAAAATTTTCTTAGAATTTATGCTACCAGCCGCATACGGCGGCTTTCTGACGGCTTCCATGCTCGAATGGACAAATTACAAAGGTAATTTAAAACCTATTGCGACGATTTTATCGGTGCTCTTGCTTGCAGGATTGGTGTTATTGCCATTTTCCCCGCAAACCGCCTCGTTTTTAGTGGCAGCTTATTGGCTCGCGTTGTTACTCTTTTGTGCTTGGCTGTTTTGGTTGGATCGCAATACTGACAATTTTACTTTACTGATGTTACTTGCTGCATTTACTGTTTGCCAGACGGCTTACGCCATGACTGATAGTCTGAAATTATTGCGAGCACAGGTGCATTTGAATATGGCGGCAGTGATGTTTGTATCAATTCGAGTCAGCATTCTATTAGGCGCAGAGGCGCTGAAAGAAAGTACATTGAAAGATCCCGTATTTATCCCGAATGTCGTGTATAAAAATATCGCAATTACATTTTTATTACTTCATACCACAGCAGAGCTTTGGTTGCCTGCGCAAACAGCTGCGTTTACTGCCTTTGCCGTTGGCTTTATCTTGCTTGCCAAGTTACGCGAATTACATCATCACGAACTGCTACGTAAACATTACGTACGCACTTATTATGTCCTTCAACTGTTCGCCGCGATTGGTTATTTGTGGATTGGCATAAATAAATTAATTGATGAGCCTACTGCCGATCCGTTACACATGGTGACACTCGGCGGGATTCTCGGCAGTATGATGATGATTTGGCTCACTGCGGGATTATGGCATAGTGGCTTTACGAAACTGGATTATCCAAAACTCTGCCACCTTGCCGTGCTTTGTCTTTTCACAGCGGCACTTTCCCGAGCTTGTTTAATGTATGTGGACGAGCTGTTTTTTATCACGATTCCCGCTATTTTAATTGCCATTGTGTTTATACTGTATTTGGCCACCTTTGTGCCGATATTCCGAAACAATGCCTTTACGGATGATCCGGAGTAA